A region of the Esox lucius isolate fEsoLuc1 chromosome 10, fEsoLuc1.pri, whole genome shotgun sequence genome:
CTGTcacgtgtgttttgtgtgttagtGGCCGTCTGCCAGTGGAGTACATGCGGGGCCAGCCACTCTGTATGGAGCTtttccccctcctcttctcatCCTGTCGGATCCCAGGCCGCAAACACGATGCTATCGCCCACCACATCCGTGCCCGTCACATCACGGTGGTGAGGAACTTCCAGGTGAGCTTGACCCGCAGTGTTTCCCTCAACAAATGGCTGTGGttagaggattttttttttctagacTATTGACAGCCCCACTATTCCTtgttatttgcatttaaaacatCATGTGatcagtatttattttttcctctgGTTTTTCCtctggtgaaccctctgtatttgctcttgtgaagtcttctctttatgttaAACGTGGATAATGAATAGGcctgttcttcacttggctggatgttgtgaagaggtATTTCTTTACcctggaaaggatcctacgatcatccaccactgtttcCATTTGCATTGAgggctcctttgaccgcatgttgtgggttcacagcaacagcttccaaatgcaaattccACACTTTCAATCAACTCCAGACTTTTACCTGCTAAattgaagaaataacgaaggaatggCCTAAACCGTtctatgaaacagcttttgagacAATTGTACAATTAAATTCTGTCCCTTGAAGAAGAGGGGGCTGCGTGTTAAAGAGCTgtcattcctaaacccttcctcacATTCGGATGTGAATTCTCTCCAATGAAAGCTGAGACTGCACTTCAAGACCACATTCATTATTGAACTCTAACTTGAATATGTTTTGGtaaacttgtcagtgtccaataattttcagacctaactgtatatcgCTTGATAAATATCAgttgtgagttttaaatttgACCTAAGATCTCCATAGATGTCCCTTTGACTTTTACAGTAAGCCCATGAGCAGTCTATGGATGAGGTGTTTGAACAGgtccactgtatgttttgttttaggctgtttgtttatttattctttgAATTACAAAGGTGACAGTTTCCAATCAAGTCTATGCAGGCAGAAGGGACAGCTTTGATAAGTCCCATATAATAAACTAGTGTAAAAGAGCAGTGACACCCATCTATTCAACATGTCAATACTCTATTTTCAACTGCTTCTCACTTCAACTCCGTTCTATTCTTTGTCTGCTCAGTTCTTTCAGCTGGAGGTGTACAACAGTGATGGCACCCGGATGACCGAGAGCCAGATTCACGCCCAGCTCCTGCGAATCCGGGCAGAATCCTGGAAAACTGACAAGGAACCCATGGGCATCCTGACCAGCGAGCACCGCCATACCTGGGGCCAGGCCTACAACCGCCTGCTCAAAGGTAGACTGATAGGCTGAGAGAGCATTATATTCTATACCCAAGCTAGGGAAGATTAGCTGAATGGGATGTGGGGGCTCATAATGTTTTCCAATGCATGTAGCCAGCAATAGTCTGAAAAATGATTTAGTCCTGTTTGTGTTACTTTCAGTGAGGATTCAGGGAGACTAACCACTCAGTACTTTGTCTTTTGATGTTTTGTTCTCTTTTTAACCCAGATAAACTAAACAAAGACTCGGTGCGAGCGATTGAGAAGGGACTGTTCACGCTGTGTTTGGACTCTCCTGTCTTGAGGGTTTCAGATGAGAAGTATGGCTCAAGTTCTTCTTTCTGCCTCTTTGTTCTTTCTGGGGTTTTTTGTTCATCATCTGtttcctctctccatttcctctTTCCCCACTTGGGGAACACCGACGGAATTACAACTTTACCTATTCTGCATGTTACTGTTTTTCCTcatgaatgtaaaaaataaattctaaGATGTTTGCGCACTTGGTTACTGCTTACTGATGATATTTGGATTATGGGATGATTAAAACATGCAATTCTGTGTTACTTGATAGGTACTCCAGTAGAATGGCAGCTCAAATCCTGCATGGGGGTGGGACCTATTCTAACAGCGGCAATCGTTGGTTTGACAAAACACTGCAGGTAAGTTGCACAATAAACCAAGTCAtgcactgatcagccataacattatgaccactgacaggtgaagtgaatatcactgaatctcgttatcatggtacctgtcagtgggtgggatatattaagcagcaagtaaacattttgtcctcaaagttgatgtgttagaatgcactatgggaatgtgtggatgcactatgggaatgtgtggatgcactatgggaataAGGCAAGCCgtcagaggcagtgtgattcatttggatgttaatttgacacataccacctacctaagtattatagcagaccatgtgcaccctttcatggcaactgtattccctgatgacattggcctttttcagcaggataatgtgccctgccacaaagcaaaaatggttcaggaatggtttgaggaacacaagttTAAGGTGTTggcttggcctccaaattccccagatctcaatccaatcgagtatctgtgggatgtgctggacaaacatgtctgatccatggaggccccaccttccaacttacaggatttaaagaagctgctgctaacgtcttggtgccagataccacagcacaccttcagaggtctagtggagtccatgcctcgaagggggagggctgttttggcagcaaaagggggacctacacaatattaggcaggtggtcataatgttacggctgattGGTGTGGATCACATTTGCAAAGGTACTTGATGAATAGTGTGGTAAACCCacacaagaccaaaatagaatcATCCAATCAAAAGTGTACAATGGATTTCCAACAGTGCCAGCTCCATCAGAGTGTAGTGCACTGTCCGTTGATGGTGGGGGGAATGTTGTGTTGGACGACTTGCGGGATAAGGATGAGAAAGTCTTGGAAAGATGTCAGAGGACATATCAATCTTCATCTCTCCCAAACCCATAGGGCATTGAATATCACAGTATTGGGGGTAGTAGAAAAACTTAAGAAAAAAGATGGACTGAGTAACAAATTTTGTTGAACTTATCTTTCTCCCTGTGCAGTTTGTGGTTGGAGAGGATGGCTCTTGGGGAATTCTGTATGAACAAGCGACTGCTGAAGGTCCACCAATAGCAACCCTTCTGGATCATATTCTACAATACTGGTGAGTTAGCATAGGAGAAAATGCTTGTTTCAATGAGATTCTGTCATATAGAAAGTAGGACCATTGAAAACTGATAATGGGGTGTGAATACCACAATATCCAGTTTTTTACCATTGCAGTTTGAGTTTCATTTGCTGAAAAATTGACAAACAAAAGTAACCCAATGTATAATTAACACACTCACCCAATCTACAGTAAGAAACCAGATCCAAAGAAAACCCCTCTCGTCCCACTTCGGATGCCCAAGAAGCTTTACTTCCACATTGACCGTGAGATTAAGCGAGATATTGAGCATGCCAAGCAGAACCTTGATATGTGAGTTTTCATACCCTAACCATATATAATGCTGTATTTCCTTCCTATGTGTTATCAAACATCAATGGCTTCATCTCACGCAAATATGGCTTCCTTAATTAGAATTTACTTGTTTTAAAACTGACTATAGCCCCAACTCTGTACTGAGTGCTTTAGGCCATTTAATGATCGTACAATGATAAGGAAACACCAACCTGTATGTACGAGATGTTTGCTTTGCTGTGAAAGCCTCTGTGCTGAAATGATAGCGATATGGACCAAAGCCAACATTGGATTGTAAACAAGATATTCTGCCAGTGCGGCTGGAACCTTGACAAAACAGGGTCACCAGCATATGGAGGCAGTGCCTGGCTTTGGTGTCCTTTGACTTCCATATTCTATTTTAAGTATTGTTTGTGATTTATAGTTGGTACCACTTATCTGAATTTAAAACACACTTCCAGGCCATTCCGCTTATTAACGCTGTCTTTAAATGCTACATATCCAAGGTCTGGCTATGCGATACATGGTTTAAGACCGTGTGCTGCCATCCTGCAGCCAAACGGACCAGTTGATACGTCGGCACTGCAATAGTGAAGATGGGGGTTTTTATGATTTTGGCTGAACCAACAACAAGGCTGAAGAGGTCCTCGGATCAGCACCCGTTCTATAAACGAAGTGTTTATTTTGTCATACTTTCCCCCCCAGACTGATCAACGACCTGGATATCCGATGCTTCAATTTCCGAAGGTTTGGGAAGGAGTTGCCCAAGAGGCACAACCTGAGTCCCAACGCCTTCATCCAGGTGGCGCTGCAGCTGGCCTACTACAAGTGAGCTTTGCAAAGGGTGTTCAACCTCAAATTAGGATACCATATACAATATTAAGTATAGAAGTTATTTTCACTCTTTGTGGTATGGCGTTTCTTAGCAGCAATAGTCAGTTTCTCGTACTAGGAGCATTATAATTCTCATAGTTaataaatacaacaatacatGATCTTAATGGATAACTTTCAGAAAATGTGGAATATCTGCGTTTTCAAAGTGATACTTGAGTTTTCAATCATTTCATCCACTCTTAAAACATGCTCTCCCTTAAGAGTTCACAATGAGGTATGTGCCACCTGTGACATCGCCTCCCAGAGGATGTTTCGGGGGGGGCGCACAGACTACATCCGCTCTCCAACCAAtcaaacactgaagtttgtgcTTGCATTTCAAGACCCATCTGTCTCGGTGAGAAACATGTATCATACCCATACTGTTTAACCCACGGACGAAGAATCGGGGCTAGTCTTATGTCCTTGTTCTTGGGCCATATCTGGATAGAATTTCTGAGGGCTTGACGTGAACGTATTGATGATCTATTTATATCTTACAGAGGGAGATAAAGCTGGAATTACTCAGAGACGCAGTAGAGACCTATGTTGCGCTTACTGATCAGGTAGCTTATCTCCAATGCCTCTGCTGTCATCCTCCAAGTATATCAACCCACTCTCACTTAACTACTTCTGACTTCCAATCAGGCACTCCGAGGACAAGCCATCGACCGCCACCTGTTGGGCCTGAAGCTTCAAGCCATTGAGGAGGGACGGAGCGTTCCCAGCCTGTTCATGGACACTGCTTACGGGCTTGCCACCCACTGGAAACTTCGAACAGGCCAGGTACAGTTAATGTTACTTTATAGAGTCCTGATCATTATGACCCTTGAAGTTCATGCTGTTTCTCTGATGAACAGTAGCAGAATGGCTTGATGGGATTAGCTTTGGAGGACACACCGTTCTGCCCATCGTATTGGCCCCCATTGCACTttcttcaaataaatgttttgagatAATGTGTGTTATCATGTATTGGGTCTCCACAATTTATTTCACTGGTAATTTTACAGAACCTtttggtttttcattttcattcagaAAATCAGAAAATTACCCGAAATGAGTTTTTGGTTAAAATCATAACATTCCATGTGAATGGGCACGTTTAGCTTGATGTTGTCCAATCAATGGGAAAGTGGCAGTAGATAGCATATCTGGCTAATCAATTGAAGATGAAACCTAAAGGAAAGTTTACAGTACCAAACAGGTATGCTTGTAATATAGCTAAGAATATGAATGGATACAAATGTTGTGCTCTCAATTACAGtaatgtgaaaaaattaggacaccccattaaatatttattcattaagaaatgttcacatatgaatgtctaatcttgttttattcatttctgGAAAATAGTGATCTAATTGCaggtaaacagcaaaaaaaacattgttttactcattaaacAAAAGACATACAAAAGACATTAACATAAATgcaccccctaatacctagtgttaccccctttggctgaaataacttcagtgAGACGCTTCTTGTGACTCTCTACCAGTCTCTGACATCGGTCTGAGGAAAGTTTGCCCCACTCCTCAATGCAGAATGCTTTAACCTGTGTGACGTTTGAGGGGTTTCTTGCATGTAAAGCCCATTTCAAGTCACCCCACAGcatctcaatgggattaagatctgggctttgactgggccattccaggactctccatttcttatttttcagCCAGTCCTTGGTGGATTTACTGGTAtgtttaggatcattgtcatgttgcaggGTCCAGTTCcgcttcagctttaattttcttACAGATGGTCTCACATGTTGCTCAAGCACCCTCTGATACTCTGTAGAATTCATGATGGATTCTGTGATGGTGAGCTGGCCAGGTCCTGCTGCAGCAAAcgcatccccaaaccatgacacttctttcacagttggtatgaggttaTTTTCCTGGAACGCTGTATTTGGTGTGCGCCAAGAACATTATTCCAGAAGTCCTGTTTTTTGTCTACGTTCtctctggcaaacttcagtctggCCTTAGTGTTTCTCTTGGAGCGTAAAGGTTTCCTCCTTGCACACCTCCCGTGAAGATTAaacttgtgcagtctctttctgattgTAGAGGCATGCACTTTCACATCAACAGTTGCCAGAGCCTGCTGTATGTCCCGTGATGACATTTTAAGGGTTTTGGAGGCTTCTTTTATCCTTTTTCGGTCTGCTCTCGGGGTGAACTTGCTTGGACGGCCAGACCTGGGCATGTtggcagttgttttgaatgtcctcCACTTGTACACTATTTTCCAGACAGTGGAATGGCTGATTTCAAACTCTTTTGAGACTCATTAGCTACAACAATCTTCTTTCTGAAGGCCTCAGACAGGTCTTTCGATCTCACCATGGTGTTCACAATCAGGAGcacaccaaactgaatgtctgaggtttaAATAGAGCAAGCCTCCTTCAAAATGCTGAGTAACAATATTCTGATCATGTGCACTTGATGTGATACATGTTTTAagtattttcttcagttttactTGTTTAGTTATATTACTTGAATCtctcagtattgttaaaattgaTATTGAATATCCATATgtctaaatatgtgaaaacgtgtgtcctaattttttcacatgactgtagccTGGTGTTGGATCAGTTGGGTTAGCTAGCTGTCTTAAGATTCTCTGCTGTCGCCCCTTGCAGCACTTGTTTTGCAAACTTTGCCACGATATGTTTTACTTGTGGTTATTTCAGGTGTAAAGTGATACCAGACTGCAGACATTATTGTTCTTGTTGTTGAGTTTTCTAGGCATAGCTTGCATGTTTCCTGTCTGTCAGTGACAGTTTCAgtgaaaccaaaatgtatttatttcgtGACATGAATATAACTGTACCCTTTTTTTTGTCTCTTCCCCAATTTCCAAACTACTTTAAACCCCTTAATCTAGGTGCCTGCAAACACAGACAGTGTGATGTGTTTTGGTCCTCTTGTTCCCGACGGATACGCTGTGTGCTACAACCCCCAGTCGGACCATGTCCACTTTTCCATAACAGCCTTCAACTGCTGTGAGGAGACCCAAGCTGAGACATTAGCAGCCGTCCTGCACAGCACCCTCTGCCAGCTTCAGGAACTACTCCAGTCTACTGTATAGTAGGCAGTAGGCATTCATTAAGCTTCACATTTTAAGATAACATACTGAAATACGGGCAGACTACCAGAACCTCAGCTTTCAGTGGCTAAGCGCTTTTACTGTTATGCGCCCTAATTAATATAACCTGGAACTGATATGAGAAGCAACTGAGGTTCTAGCGCTTTGAAGTACGCATGTGTATGGCATTTGTTATATCTGATAGCAGGTTTTGCTGCTAAGTTTAACAAACTTAAGTTAACAAAGACATTTAGTCAACCATCCTATCtgtcttttcattttgtgtgcAGATTCTTGAAAAGGACCAATGTCAACAAACCGTGCCTATACTTGTATGAAGCATACACTTTAACTGAACACAGGTTTTATGGCAGGGAATTTCTCACTTAGGCCAAATGTAGATGcctcaaaattatttatttcattaattagACTGGTTATAAGAGCTTTCTTTTTCAATTATTTGCAAAATAAGCACTTGGAAAATCACTGTACCTACTAGAGGCATGTGACTGATTTCTAAACATCTATAATCGGTAGAGGTTTCTGATTGGAGAGCCACCATCTTCCATCATTTTTTAAGCCAAAATCTAAGtatggaaatatttttgttttgactAAGAACAGACATGTTTCCTCTACTTGTATTGAAGCATAGGGCCATACCGGTTTTAACCACAGTCCAGTGTAAAACAAACAGTGCTAACAAGGCCATGGTTACCAGTCTGGCTTTACTTTGGCCTGTCACTAAACTGTCTCTGACGCTATGAGTTTGAAAGTTCCTGCAAATGTGTGTCCAACGTTTTACATGTTTGTCTATAAGCCGTTTACGTTGCTAAATGCTGCTCACACTTTGCTCCTTTTTTGAGGTTCTGCTGATCCTTCCATTTCCTTCCTTCTGCATTATACTTCATTTTTTACAAACCAGTGGCCATTCAAGAGAATATTCCAAATTGGTTTTGTTAGAATGCTGCCATATTTTTGTTGGGCATGCTGAAAAAGAGCTGTCAGACACAAACAGGAAGTATCACTTAAAGTGATTTATAAAACCAATTAATGAAAATGGCAATGTTCTAGTAATGCAATGGAAAACCGTTTGCATTGGATATGAATTCTTACATTTTGTCCTCCTGTCTGTTTGATACAGTTGAGATAGACTGCCTGTTGGagccatatttctttttaatatcTTGTAAGCCTCAGCGCTGGGCAATTTTGGCAAGGTCCAGCTTTTACAAGTCAAGACTGGACAAGTATATTGTAGAAGACATGCACCAGTTGGTTTATACCTGTGCAGTTCTAGGGAGGAGGAGTCCGCAGTGCCAGGTTTACCTCTGGAAAATCTAAATGGAGAACTCTGCACCGTTTTCGTAGGAATCTGTTTGGAGAAGGATCTGAAAAGCTAGATTCACAGCTGCTCTGATAAATGAATTTAGTGAATTTAAAGCTGAATAAATGTCTGCAAAATAGGTGTGCgtgtgcatttacattttcatttacaacaGGCCTAAAATCAACTTCAAATTGTATCTGCCAGAAAGCATCCAAAATGTATAAGAGTAACATGTTGGAAGTAGTGCAGAGGTTGTGTATAGAGCAAAGGAATTCAACCCTTTCCTAAATGGCCTAAGCTTTTTCATGTATTTGATCTATTCAGGGCTACAAAAAGTTGTTTCAAATGTCTGGCGGTCCGTAAGAAAGAGGGTTGAACGGGTATAAAGGATGttgagaattaaaaaaaacgtaCACAAAACAGGATCTGCACAGGAGCTTTGGGAAGCTCACTATTCCTTGGTTCCGTGGACAGAAGATCAAGACAAGTAAACCGGAGCCATGTTCTACTGTTTTATCATATAAACCATACCCTATcttaataataaatgaaataattgatatgtttacattttatttttcctggTGATTTATTGGAATTcctacaattacatttaaaatgaatgtaatcTTATGTTGTGCAGCAAAGTTTATTCAGCTTGCCGCAGCTTGTCCAGTTTTGTTACTGAAGtcctcatcatcctcatcttcttccgcttatccggggccgggtcgcgggggcagcagtctaagcagggatgcccagacttccctctccccagacacttcctccagctcttccggggggacaccgaggcgttcccaggccagccgggagacagtccctccagcgtgtcctaggtcttccccggggtctcctcccggtgggacgggaccggaacaccttcccaggaaggcgttccggaggcatccgaaacagatgcccaagacTTACTGAAGTCTAACTATTAAAAATATACTATTCTATCAAGAGTGATTCCAAGCAAAAGGGCTGTAGCTGAAAAATTAAATCTAATTATATATGTGGTGTGATACAGCTGTGTGAAATTGTCATTTGTTCCACAGATGGTACATCATGGTTGACcggaattataattttttgactcattcaaaatattttgtgtcaagGTGTATTTGGTATTTCTCCGTATTTTATAATCTTTCTGGATAGTTTGTTCTTTCTGCATGGTTGTTCCTCTGAGCAGCAATTGAAACCGGAAATGACTTATGTAGTGTCACGCATGGCCAATGACGTTTGACCAAGAACCGGAACAAACAAACCCTAAAAAAACATAAGTGTGCGTTTAGGTAGGTTGATTCCGGTCACGCTAGCAACACAGACTGTTTCTGGGATTtgttcttcaaaataaaaggatGCGGTAAAACCTTAATTTGCAAAATagtattatttgattttgacaAAACTTTTTGATTTTGCACATGATTGGATGTAAGGGGTAgcctaaatattattttatatgaatAATGTGACAGTCAGTTTATTGCTTTCAGGCATAATTGTTTCTATGAAATTAATGTATCTCTTCCAGCATGTGCCCAATCAGATATCCTTGTCCAATTACAGTGGACTTGTTGTCTAGAGTTATggactaaaataaaaatgtctaatAAACTGCTAAAATGAACACTGCAATGGAAATGACGATTGTATGCCTATTTAACCAGGGTCCAGTCTACTCAAATGTtctataacacaaaataaattttAACTCAAATGTAGGTCATATGAATTTTGCTGGCTTTTTAATCTGCACCTACCACTACCGCCAATGCAATTAACTTTGTAAGAAATACTTATTCTATTATGAAGTGAACTATTTGTGCCCCTGTGAAAGTGGGGCTCAGTGTTGAGTAGGGTCTGTAGACAAGAATATTCCCCATGTATAGAAACTACAGACCCGGAAACTATATGCCTATATACGGAACAGTCCGAAAGTATTTGGGCAGTGACACAAGTTTAGTTGATTTGGCTTTGtactccaggacattgaaatCTTGAATATGACCTGGTTGACCAAAGAATTTCCTTAAAGTAGATGACCAACGAATGCTCACCATAGTTAAGTAATTACAATGAAGAACTGTCCAGCAGATCAAGAATACCCTCCCGGCGGTAGGTTTGGATTTGTCAGCCGCTAATATTTGCAGAAGACTTTACCAGTTGAACTACAGAGACTGGACTGAGAAACTTTATAAATACCAAAATGTGTACATAGTTCTGTAAAGGGAATAATAGACTGATGGAGCAAATACTACTGGGGGGTGGGAGGAAATGGGGGTGGGGTAATAAAAGAACTGCTATACCAACTGATCTGTAAAATAAGGAGGATGGGGTGTTATGTTTTGGGGATGGGGTTGTCACTGGTTTGTGCATCTGTATTGGTGATGTAACTGCGGATGACAGCATTAGGATGAAGactgcaaagctgtcatcaatgcACATGGTGTCTACTTTGCAGAATAATACAGTATGAAGTGTATTTTGATTAGtactttttttggttactacatgattccatgtgtaatttatagttttgatgtcttcactgttattctacaatgcccttgaatgagtaggtgtccaaacttttgactgatactgagTGTTAGAATTTAATTCACAGTGGctttcagtgttttttaaacaatgtttgtgaacaatatttataCATGAACAAACCTTATTAAACCAACATTGAAAGTCAATGTCTGTTAGGTATGAACAAATGTTTAGACAAAGCTTTTTGGTATTTGAACATATAGTTTGaagattttctaataattacgtGGTGGACTTTTATTTAGATAAATCGTTTTTCCCGGAAGTACTATTTATTGTTGCTCACTACGCAGGTACAAGTAGCTGGTCGGAATGATTCAAGTCGCGGGTTCGCGACAGCTGTAATATCAGACTGCAGTAATTCTGCACGGGGTGATcgtttatttaaaatatttttttatgaaagggTCATGGAGTGACACtatttaaatacacatttgtaCACGTTTATTAAAAGGGAATGCCGCAAAAACAAGCTATATTTTCGGTGTCGCGTTTAGGACATTGTGTACgacgtgttttctgttttaacaTTTCTATTAATAGGCAATTTTTTTAACCTCGATTTGATGTTTTTCTAAAATGACTATGAAAGGGCCCTCTTCTCCAGTCTCTTGCCGAAGTAATAACGGGGCGAAAAGGTTATTGTGGTCACTTATTGGTGCATGCCTTGTTGTTGCAGTCATCGGATACAAACCAGTGGTTATAGTCCATGGCTTGTTCGACAGCTCCTGGGAATTTGGAGAGTTACTTCGCTTCATTAATGAGGTTAGTGTTTCAAAATATACCACCGCAGGCAACAATCCTAAAAGCATTTGGTTGGGGTAGGCTACTCATAAACGGCTGCTCTACACTGGAATCGAACTGGCAGGCTAAGTAATCTAGAATGTGTGTACATACTGAAATGTAAGGCCATATCTGTATCTTGAACTTACATTTCTGTGTACTTGGGGTTTCCATTGTGTTGCTAGACCAAGGCGCGCGCCATAGTTTACTCattaaacatagctgtagtctTTTATAGCACAAGACTGTGGGGGTTTCAGAAGAATGTTCCACAAGATACATGATGTCAGATTTCTTCTTGTATGGAATACAATCTATATTGAATGGTCTACGTATTTAAATGGGTTGTTTATTTTTCCTGGAATCGAGagcaatatgtttttaaaaccgtTGCAAAAACATCACAATTCAATGCGGTAAAAAAGAACCAAATCATCTTCATTTTATGCACACGAAGACCACAGTACGTAAATGACTTAAAACTGATTTGTCATCAGTCTGTTACATTCTCGTTTAAGGACGATCCTCGAACCCGACTTGAGTCCAGTGGAGATGTGTGTTGAAAGTGCATTCATgatggaaaagaaaataacagagTATGCACATGTTCTTTGTGTTCTTGTTGTTTTAAGTTTGAGGTTTTCCAACTGTCTAAGAATGTTTTATAATGACTATATAGAAAGCAAAAGGACATCTTTTGTCACATGATCGTCCCATTGGAATTGTCAAGCTCCTCCAAGAGACCATTCTCAATTAGTGATCTTCACCTTGCCTAAAGGGGACCTCATTCTATCTAAGGTATTACAGCTAATCAAAATCTACCAACTGCTCTTTCTGTTTCACTTACATAGTGAGTTTGCTCATTTCTCCACTTTAGTCAGCTGGAAGGAGATTccagatggatgatcatgtgactaGAGCGGCTCTTAAATGCCAGAGGAATCTACAGTAAGCAACTATTTACAGTAGTTAGCCTGTTAGTGGATGCCAGCTTCCTTTATTGTTGGCAGAATACCAtgtaggttttatttttttaatttttttgagcaaaTGGGAAGTCACACAAGAAGACAGGTTTGAGAATTTTTTTAGAAATTACATTCATGGATTTTTGATACACTCTAAGGTAATTCTGTCAAGCTTTGTTCCTGTATAGCTTGAATTCTGGACACCCAAAGCAGACATTAGGTTTTTGTATAATCTCATTCTCCAGTGTTGTATGCCTCTGGTGCATCATTGGATACAACCCAGTCCACTGCTCTTTAAGAAATAATGCTTTGTTTGTTTCATtactttcctgtcaaataaagcatacaAATGGAAGAATTGTTTTAACaagttaaataaaaagaaatttTGCACCTACTTAAAGTGGATATGCACTTATTAATTACCCAACTTGTGATCGATATTCAAATCCTGAACGAATAGCCTGCCATTGATGAGTTATGCATTAATACATTCTCGAGGCTAGGTCTATGTAATAGACAAACACAACCCAAGCTAAGGTATTTCAACCAATATTAGTGTCCCTGTCTGACCCCTGTGGAAAAATCAATAGGTCTTGAGCAATTTCAGCATTATGGACATTGCAgttgcacatattacaacacctTTATTTTCCCACATGGACACACTGTTGTGTATACCCCAACAAGAAGAAGCTGATTATTTTGGAAGTTGAAATGGAGTAAAGCCAAAGCTCACCTCCGCTAC
Encoded here:
- the cratb gene encoding carnitine O-acetyltransferase b isoform X1, whose product is MILRKIPPITCRVLLSRVLSGPSQELCFSSSVPVQPVPPLSLTLQGYLRALEPLIPGEELIHTRKKVHSFGEEGGLGQQLQEGLERRAKHSNNWISDWWVQWAYLESRQPLPVHSSPAISLPKRDFSDWRGQLVFASKLIAAALDFKNLVDNGRLPVEYMRGQPLCMELFPLLFSSCRIPGRKHDAIAHHIRARHITVVRNFQFFQLEVYNSDGTRMTESQIHAQLLRIRAESWKTDKEPMGILTSEHRHTWGQAYNRLLKDKLNKDSVRAIEKGLFTLCLDSPVLRVSDEKYSSRMAAQILHGGGTYSNSGNRWFDKTLQFVVGEDGSWGILYEQATAEGPPIATLLDHILQYCKKPDPKKTPLVPLRMPKKLYFHIDREIKRDIEHAKQNLDILINDLDIRCFNFRRFGKELPKRHNLSPNAFIQVALQLAYYKVHNEVCATCDIASQRMFRGGRTDYIRSPTNQTLKFVLAFQDPSVSREIKLELLRDAVETYVALTDQALRGQAIDRHLLGLKLQAIEEGRSVPSLFMDTAYGLATHWKLRTGQVPANTDSVMCFGPLVPDGYAVCYNPQSDHVHFSITAFNCCEETQAETLAAVLHSTLCQLQELLQSTV
- the cratb gene encoding carnitine O-acetyltransferase b isoform X2, with amino-acid sequence MVQTEFDVLSGPSQELCFSSSVPVQPVPPLSLTLQGYLRALEPLIPGEELIHTRKKVHSFGEEGGLGQQLQEGLERRAKHSNNWISDWWVQWAYLESRQPLPVHSSPAISLPKRDFSDWRGQLVFASKLIAAALDFKNLVDNGRLPVEYMRGQPLCMELFPLLFSSCRIPGRKHDAIAHHIRARHITVVRNFQFFQLEVYNSDGTRMTESQIHAQLLRIRAESWKTDKEPMGILTSEHRHTWGQAYNRLLKDKLNKDSVRAIEKGLFTLCLDSPVLRVSDEKYSSRMAAQILHGGGTYSNSGNRWFDKTLQFVVGEDGSWGILYEQATAEGPPIATLLDHILQYCKKPDPKKTPLVPLRMPKKLYFHIDREIKRDIEHAKQNLDILINDLDIRCFNFRRFGKELPKRHNLSPNAFIQVALQLAYYKVHNEVCATCDIASQRMFRGGRTDYIRSPTNQTLKFVLAFQDPSVSREIKLELLRDAVETYVALTDQALRGQAIDRHLLGLKLQAIEEGRSVPSLFMDTAYGLATHWKLRTGQVPANTDSVMCFGPLVPDGYAVCYNPQSDHVHFSITAFNCCEETQAETLAAVLHSTLCQLQELLQSTV